From Pseudomonas sp. StFLB209, a single genomic window includes:
- a CDS encoding Cro/CI family transcriptional regulator, producing the protein MSDFVRKIGQARVARALGVKPASIAKALKTKRNIQVMVEEDGSCAAQEIRPFPSNIHDLQAAQQPIDAVSV; encoded by the coding sequence TTGAGTGACTTCGTCAGGAAGATCGGGCAAGCCCGAGTTGCTCGCGCGCTCGGCGTGAAACCGGCGTCAATCGCCAAGGCTCTGAAAACCAAGAGAAACATCCAGGTAATGGTTGAGGAGGATGGCTCGTGTGCCGCACAGGAGATCCGCCCATTTCCATCAAATATCCATGATCTGCAAGCCGCGCAGCAGCCTATCGACGCGGTTTCCGTATGA
- a CDS encoding ogr/Delta-like zinc finger family protein: MRVYCKVCKGKGKIDTPRRLTDEFSKLYCSCLDPECGHRWVSHLEFSHSLNEPVRTLDTLLLDHFRDMPAAEQAQLLAQLSKQPSA; the protein is encoded by the coding sequence ATGCGCGTCTACTGCAAGGTTTGCAAGGGCAAAGGCAAGATCGATACGCCCAGAAGGCTGACTGATGAGTTTTCCAAACTGTACTGTTCCTGCCTGGACCCGGAGTGTGGCCACCGATGGGTGTCACACCTGGAGTTCTCGCACTCACTGAATGAGCCTGTCCGGACACTGGATACCCTACTGCTCGATCACTTCCGTGATATGCCGGCAGCGGAACAAGCTCAGTTGCTTGCCCAATTGAGTAAGCAGCCAAGCGCCTGA
- a CDS encoding phage portal protein, with the protein MAKLLRANAHHGAIPGFKRNMLLRELIPSAGMSEMTMGCAGLDFMVFGESYFYRVPNMWGETIALQQLPAINMRVKVGGGFVQLFADGKEEEFDQDEIVHVFNYDVEQNVYGVPEYLGGLQALLLNEAATLFRRRYYNNGAHAGYIFYTNDPNLSEEDEQALQEQMSASKGVGNFRSMFVNIPGGAEKAIQIIPVGDFQAKDELEKVKNITRNDIIAAWRMNPALAGIIPENSGGFGDIEKIDRVYTENEIRPICQLFNQANAVLREDRRFAWREPPETTGNTV; encoded by the coding sequence TTGGCCAAGCTGCTCAGGGCCAACGCGCATCACGGCGCAATACCCGGCTTCAAGCGCAACATGCTGCTGCGTGAGTTGATCCCTTCCGCAGGAATGTCTGAGATGACGATGGGGTGCGCAGGCCTGGATTTCATGGTGTTCGGCGAAAGCTACTTCTACCGGGTACCCAACATGTGGGGCGAAACCATCGCGCTGCAGCAACTCCCTGCGATAAACATGCGGGTCAAGGTCGGTGGCGGTTTTGTCCAGTTGTTCGCAGATGGCAAGGAGGAAGAGTTTGATCAGGACGAAATCGTCCATGTCTTCAACTACGACGTAGAGCAGAACGTCTACGGCGTGCCCGAGTACCTGGGCGGCCTGCAGGCGCTGCTGCTGAACGAGGCCGCGACCTTGTTCCGTCGACGCTACTACAACAACGGCGCACATGCCGGGTACATCTTCTACACCAACGACCCGAACCTGTCCGAAGAAGACGAACAAGCGCTGCAGGAGCAAATGTCCGCCAGCAAGGGCGTGGGCAATTTCCGCAGCATGTTCGTGAACATCCCGGGCGGCGCTGAGAAAGCCATTCAGATCATCCCGGTGGGTGACTTCCAGGCCAAGGACGAGTTGGAGAAGGTCAAGAACATCACTCGTAACGACATCATCGCTGCTTGGCGTATGAACCCAGCCCTGGCCGGAATCATCCCGGAGAACAGCGGCGGTTTCGGTGACATCGAGAAGATTGATCGGGTGTACACAGAGAACGAGATCCGGCCCATCTGCCAGTTGTTCAATCAGGCCAATGCGGTGCTGCGCGAAGACCGTCGATTTGCCTGGCGGGAGCCGCCGGAAACAACCGGAAACACTGTATAA
- a CDS encoding terminase large subunit domain-containing protein, producing MQYSIEVREAAKRMYLRRYKAKEIQAQLGLPHIRIVYHWIQQGKWEDMLSNEEPLTACSRRITLLLDKAGTLTKDELSELERLTTLRERLQKQVTKPTLAYAQEADSAQPDDRQRGDSGRKPRREREGKKREKKTKNDIDHLTEVDFLDKFISKMFGYQKELFAAKQNPLTARIRNILKSRQVGATYYFAGEAFMDAVLTGDNQVFLSASRAQSEIFRSYIIGFAKEWFDIELTGDPIILSNGAKLQFMSTNSSSAQGYNGHVYVDEYFWIRDFQKLNKVASAMATHHKWRKTYFSTPSAVSHPAYPFWTGESFRNSKKRKKASAGKEWPAESAYQAGALCPDGQWRKTITILDAIAGGCQLFNLEQLQLEYDDDAFDQLFMCKFIDSTQGAFTLKDLERCYSDSSLWTDYDPESDRPFGNSPVWIGYDPSRTRDDASCVVVAPPLEQGGKFRILEKYSWRGQSFTYQAEQIEKLVGRFNVQHIGIDTTGIGYGVFDLVRSFYPRVMSIHYSLETKNILVLKAQDTIQKGRIVWDAGMNDISQAFLSIKRGTTGSGQVTYSASRTDAAGHADVAWSIMHALHHEPLNVGGRRRSSKYAITGQSHNAKTQKTAPGAGGNRAAARNSTTDADVHVRRSRTRAAGPDRAVHGRHRHSRRSPIHTASVQDRLGQAAQGQRASRRNTRLQAQHAAA from the coding sequence GATAAGGCCGGCACTCTTACAAAAGACGAGCTGAGCGAGCTGGAGCGCCTAACCACGCTGCGCGAGCGACTGCAAAAGCAAGTGACTAAGCCGACGCTTGCGTATGCCCAAGAGGCCGACTCAGCGCAACCGGATGACCGTCAGCGGGGTGACAGCGGCCGCAAGCCACGGCGCGAGCGCGAAGGAAAAAAGCGGGAGAAAAAGACCAAGAACGACATCGATCACCTGACCGAAGTCGACTTTCTGGACAAGTTCATCTCCAAGATGTTCGGGTACCAAAAGGAGCTGTTCGCGGCGAAACAGAATCCGCTGACAGCCCGGATCCGGAACATCCTCAAATCCCGCCAAGTGGGTGCCACGTACTACTTTGCAGGCGAAGCGTTCATGGACGCCGTGTTGACCGGCGATAACCAGGTGTTCCTGTCCGCCAGCCGCGCCCAGTCCGAGATTTTCCGCAGCTACATCATCGGTTTCGCCAAAGAATGGTTCGACATCGAGCTGACCGGCGACCCGATCATTCTCAGCAACGGCGCAAAGCTGCAGTTCATGAGCACGAACAGCAGCAGCGCCCAGGGCTACAACGGGCACGTCTATGTCGATGAATACTTCTGGATCCGCGATTTCCAGAAGCTGAACAAAGTAGCGTCGGCCATGGCCACCCACCACAAGTGGCGTAAAACCTACTTCAGCACACCCAGCGCGGTATCCCATCCTGCCTATCCGTTCTGGACCGGCGAGTCGTTTCGCAACAGCAAGAAGCGCAAGAAAGCCAGCGCTGGCAAGGAGTGGCCAGCGGAGAGCGCCTACCAGGCCGGCGCACTTTGTCCGGACGGGCAATGGCGCAAGACAATCACGATCCTCGACGCCATCGCCGGCGGCTGCCAACTGTTCAACCTGGAGCAGCTGCAGCTGGAGTACGACGACGATGCATTCGATCAGCTGTTCATGTGCAAATTCATCGACAGCACCCAGGGCGCGTTCACGCTCAAGGATCTGGAGCGCTGCTACTCCGACTCGTCGCTATGGACCGACTACGACCCAGAGTCTGACCGGCCTTTTGGCAACAGTCCCGTCTGGATCGGCTACGACCCGAGCCGGACCCGCGACGATGCCTCATGCGTGGTGGTGGCACCGCCCCTGGAACAGGGCGGCAAGTTCCGGATCCTGGAAAAATACTCCTGGCGTGGCCAGTCGTTCACGTATCAGGCCGAGCAGATCGAGAAGCTCGTTGGCCGCTTCAACGTCCAACACATCGGCATCGATACCACCGGAATCGGCTACGGGGTGTTCGACCTGGTGCGCTCGTTCTATCCCCGCGTGATGTCGATTCACTACAGCCTGGAAACCAAAAACATCCTTGTGCTGAAGGCCCAGGACACGATCCAGAAGGGCCGCATCGTTTGGGACGCCGGCATGAACGACATTTCCCAGGCCTTCCTCAGCATCAAGCGCGGCACGACTGGCAGCGGCCAGGTCACTTACAGCGCATCGCGCACCGACGCGGCCGGCCATGCCGACGTGGCGTGGTCGATCATGCACGCGCTGCACCATGAACCGCTGAATGTCGGTGGTCGCCGGCGCAGCAGCAAGTACGCAATCACTGGACAGTCCCACAATGCCAAAACGCAAAAGACAGCCCCAGGTGCCGGCGGCAACCGCGCAGCCGCCCGCAATTCAACAACCGATGCGGACGTTCACGTTCGGCGCAGCAGAACCCGTGCTGCAGGACCGGATCGGGCAGTACATGGGCGTCACCGCCACTCACGACGGTCGCCTATACACACCGCCAGTGTCCAAGATCGGCTTGGCCAAGCTGCTCAGGGCCAACGCGCATCACGGCGCAATACCCGGCTTCAAGCGCAACATGCTGCTGCGTGA